The DNA region ATTTCTCACAAAATTCAACCAGAAATAATGGAtgctagaatttttttttctaatagacACTCTTGGTAGGCCTTACGAGGGAGAGGGTATGTATacgagaatgaaaaggatgtaAAAACTTTTGACTACCACGATGATTAACTTCAAGACCACAGACAAATCCGAAGGAAAGAAATTTCATTTATTCACTTATTCTGTGTACTGTAGCATTCAGCACAAGGGccttttcaatttatatacTTAAGCTAATGAAAATAGTACATGAaagaagttttttctttttacttttcacCGAAAATGTTTCCACAACTCATTCAAGTGATTCAACATATGAAAATATGCCCATACCTTGTCCATATTATGACCAATTTAGTTTGCTTCTTGTGCAAGAAGTGCAATTTCAATTTCCTGAAGTGACTTCCCTTTTGTTTCCAGAAtatttttcttcacaaaaacCACCGCTATCAAACAACAAAACCCAAAAATACTATACAGGAGTTGCGCCCCAATTAGCTCCAGCAAGCGCAAAAAAAATAGACCCACGAAGAAGTTTATCACCTGTTAAAGAAATGTTTACAATCTCAGAGAACATGATAACACTGGAGGAGACAAACTAAATGACACTGATATAATCTGAAAGGCCCAGACTTCCTTCAGACATGTATATTGTATTTGATGTACAGCCTGCTATTGAACACATATCAAGAGAACTAGAGAAAAGATCTAAGTAATTCTAATTAGTATATAATCTTCAGGAGCTCAAAATTTTAATCCCATACTTGGCAATCAACATGAGCAATATAATCTGTGAGAGCACcccaaaatattataaactgCTAAACTGCATACAGCCAAAGCCATCACCAACTATACTTGCAGTCAAGCATAAGCACCATGTAAGACTGGctgttaaaatattattgattattgaGGGGtcatctcaaaaaaaaaaaaagattcttcAAAATAATAACTTTCTTAATAATCGGACTCAGATACCATGTCAAGTTACTGATTATCTCTTACCTAAAAGGGTTAACTTGCAGACTTAAAGGAACCTTACTAGAATATAAGGGCACAGATCACTCAAATATCCAAACagaatttagttttaaaatgtaaaaagatCATAAAATATTTACTGGCACTTTCTGAGTTAAATATGGTAAAATATCACACATTAGTAGTAGATTTCATGTTTATAAGAATACAAAAGTCCGAAACGAGTTAAATACATTGGAAAGTAAAGCCGAAATAGAATAATGTAAGGACACTTTAAAGATGAATAATTGAATATGAAAACCTGGAAAGACAATTACCCAATGCACAGCCAGGCAAATTGCCATTGCCTTTGCTCTGATATTGCTGGGTAGTATTTCAGACATGATAAGACAAGGAACTGGACCAGCGCCGAAAGCAAATGACAGCACAAACCTGTGTTGTCCATTTCACATTTAGCAACATATATCATGAAACATGAGCTCTCAAAGTTGGACAGTTGGTAGAGATTTGTAATTTGGCAGTCAAATGAAGGAATGAAGGTATTTCAGATTCATAAGCAGTGTCCAACAATCAATGCAGCAgttcatttcaaaataaataatgcaaatattttcaaaatatagttAATGTTCAAAAATCCTTATTAGAATCATTGCCTTGTGATTCTGCAGATAAAATGAGATTGAAATCTACGTTAAACTATTACTAATGCATATATTTACTTGTGTATCTGATGCAGTGACAAACTAAGGATGCAAGTTatgaatttcagaaaaagcatTGACTGATCCCCCTCCCAACAAACGCAAGTTGAACTTTCTGACCACTTACAGTAACATGCCACCAACAGATAAATACATTGATCCAAATCCTGATGCAAAAGAACTTGCAGCGATGACTTGTACACCCATTGATAACCCCTAAGCAAGAAAATAGGTAAAGATCAGATAATATAATTCTCATTACATAGCTTATGAAAATTAGTAGAAAATGTATAATTGGAAACGATGGAAAGAAATCCAACTATTAAACAGCATCGTAGGTAAGTTCCTACTATCAAATGGCTTAGATTTCTCTCCTGATGATTGTAGGAAAACCCAAGATAGGAAAGTGCAAAAGTGAAGTCCTACTCTTGGTGAGCTTGCTAAAATGGAAAACAAGCATGTGACTTGTGAATTGGCGGAAAATGGCCATGTACTGAGCATAATAATTTTTGGGCGGATTGTCAATTACTCAATTTTCACTGAAAACTACAGGAGATTCTAGTTAAACAATTGAGTCTTAATCTGGTTGGTTGTTATTGATACAAATTTTATGAGTGTATTTTTCCTGATTAGTCTAACTGAGCTAGTattgtttgtgtttcttttattAGCTATGTAAATATAGAATCAATCCTAACTTCTTGGTACTACACATTTCAGTCCTGAAAATCTGAAATCATGATGGAGTTACTCTCCTCTTGGATTTATTTTGTCATTCTATTCCAATACAAGATAGAGAAATTCATTCTTTGAACCTTTTATCTTTCCAATAATTTCCTACCAACACATCCTACCTAAATCCCACAAAACTATCAAGAAAACTATTCCATTTCCCATTTCAGGCTTCTTTGTCCAGCATTCCAGATTACATTCTATCCATTTTTACTGGCCTAGTCAAATGGGAGGTATGTTGCAGGCCATTGTTCAGCAGCTAAATGATTAAAGTGCCTTCCTAATTCCAGTGAAAGTTAATTCATATGGAACccaataaatgaataattaaagcAATTACTGAATAGTAGTCTACTACAGTTTATGTCTAATGAAATTTTGTTCAAGTAATATTAGAGTTTAAAAGAGGTTGATTCAGCAATGTacgaattttcatttttctttcctacCATGCCCAGAAAGCTACCCAGGAGCAGCACTTTCCTTCCAAGTTTATCCATCAGAATCATTGCAACTACTGACCCTGAAGAGGTATTACAAAACAAGGTTGAGAGGAATGAAGAGCAATTACAAAtcaacaaataaacaaaaaaggagTTAAGCCAGCAGATACCCAATAAATTGCAAACTCCTACACATGTGTTTGCAATAGCAGATGGTACACCAAAACTTTCAAAGACAGTTGAAGAGAAATAGAAAACAGCATTTATGCCAGATAGCTGCTGCAACGCAAAAAGTGTAGATCCAATGAACATCACTGCAAAATGCATTTAGTGATTTAGCAACCATAAATAAGACAACTATATACTATTGCAAAAACAAATGAATTAGAAATTATGATATGATTAAGCAATCGTCTAAAAGATACACTACTGttccaaaagaataaaatattatgatatGTAGTTATGTACCTCTGAAATAGCGGCCACAGATTAAttctgaaagttttactgaatcaGATCCATCGCCTCTGTCAGACTTTGAAAGTTCATTCATTGCAGGTTTCACATGTACTCCTCCCAAGAGCTTCTCAAATGAAGCTTCAGCTTCAATGGTTCTTCCTCtctgaacaaaatcaaagaAATATAAGTGCCTGTGtagaaaaataacattaatcaataacaaaaaggaaaaaaaattggaagggtatatttatttattatgaggCACTTGGTACTCTTcttatgaaataatataaataagtcAATCACAAGGTACAAAATAGATATCAGGAAggatacatttatttattaatttaaaagggAATTAATCATTGGGAGAGGGAGACTCAGATTCTCAGAAATCTAGAGAAGAGGTATCAGTCATAATgggaagagagaatctcctctctttttttcgtaaagcgGGAGAAACAACATAGTCGAACAAAATGCACTGAGCAACAGTCTTTCTATAGCATCACATCAGCAAAACATTGTTCAGAGAGAGGGCATCAAAGAAACAGCCCTTCAAAAACCCTCTTCAGAATAAGAGAaagtattaaacaaaaaaaaaaacataaattagagATTTTAAGACATGGTAATTTTTTATAACCTCCCTCTTAAGATACACATATCGTCCAGCATTAAACTTTATATATCATTGCAAAGATCTAGTTCATACTCAAATATCTATAAGCCATGGTTGGGATCAAAATATTTATAGTCTAGCAGGAAGCCTCCAAAAAAGGATCCAAAATAGTCGAAAgcaaatacattaaattatgataattagtTTAAGTTAACTTGAAAGTTCTTCTCAGTTTTAAACAAATGGAGATTAGATAACCTTGAAAAGCCAATGAGGACTCTCTGCACAGATCTCCATAAAAAGGGCAAGCATTGTAGCAGGAATGACAGATACCCAGAAACAAATCCGCCACCTGTGCACATAATTTCCAAGTAAATACTACCTTTTAAGAAAATACACATGGAAAAAAAAGTAACTGGAAATTGAATTGGCCTATAAATCTACAGTAAACATATGTTCATGAATTTGACCAAGCCCATTTAGCATTCCATACCAACCAACTATATCCTTGGCTGGAATTCCAATAAAGAGAGAACCCATGAGTCCAAGACATGTTGCAATTTGCGTTAAGGCCCCAAAAGCACCTCGTACCGCTGGAGGTGAGACCTACAAATGCAAATGGATTTAAGTAAATTGAAAAGACCTCTACTGATAAATATATTGATCTCAAACTGTagagaaaacagaaaacaaattgtGGTATCATCTAATATACCTCAGCCACATAAAGAGCTGCAACAGGTGGACCAAGTCCCATTCCAGTACCAACAAATAACCGTCCCAAAAGCATGCCCCAAAGAGTTTTTGCTGTTGCACTGCAAAAGTTGTGAATAATAAGTTTACAGCTTTATCTGCTGTTTTATTGCGAttgtaaggactttttttttccttctttctcactcttccttttcccttgcattatctattttatcttctgttttgttttttttttttttctatagaaAACACCTTGGAATAAGATGACATTAATTTGGAGCATAGCCTTTGTACATCCTTTGCCACAATAAAATGCAAATTTTATTGCATAAGAATGCAAGGTGATACAAATAAtgaaagagaaattaatttaaaacttatGCTGCTGATACCTCATTCCAGCCCCAATTATCATAGGCAAAGCACACAACTGGAAACTTCTTCTACGCCCAACACCATCTGCAATCCATCCACTGAACAGAGATCCAACAAAAGCACCTCCTAAGCATATACTTACTACAAGACcttcatcaaaataaaaataaaaggaagtagataaatatttaaatgtaaaaCATGATAAAGACATTAATGTTAGTCAGAAAATTAAGATGAAGTACCCTCAGCCATGGTATTCCCACTAAAGCCAAGATCTATAGAAATGCTCTCTAAGGTTTCATTGACTACTCTGCATTGGCAATAGCAATAAGAAAATTAGATAATTTCATAGAAACAAGAAGAATGATTGTGGATCAAGCCTGAGTGTAGAAGAACATACCCAATATGGTATCcatacaagaatgaagaaagagaAGCCACAATTACATGCCGCAAAGACCGCCGCCAACAAGGTTTGGCATTTGGTATACGAACTGAAGCTATGAGGAACGAAATTATTCTGTTAGTCATATCATTACAAACCAATTTCTCCAATtggtatattaaaatattaaagagaaattaaaaaaacacttctTTGTCGCTTTCTCTCCCttcagaaagaaaaattaagaatcTGAAATTGCATATAGAAAATGAGACAGAAGCTCGTCATTTGTTGACATTTTAACTTTCTTAATTAGACAAGGCATGATTGATCACGTTTTGTGATGTGTATCAATCTATATGTACATGTACAATTTCTCTCTCAATGTCAAACCAAATTTCGTAAGCTAAATTTGTACTCAATTTTTAAGCATAAGCTACAAAAATCAATACTCATCAAAACATATACGCTCACTGCccttttccaaaataaaaattgtgtacTCAATTTTTAAGCATATGCTGCAGAAATTAATACTCATCACAATATATTCCCTCACATTTATTTTCTGAAGAGTCGAGTGATGGGAGAAATAGGCCAACACAATAACAAACTCTATAATAGAGTAATAAGCAGCGGAAATAAATTCCTCAAAACTTGCAAGAACATGTGAGcgcaaaatagaaattaagaaaaaactagAGACACAATTTGTTTAACGTAAAAAACTCCTCAATGCAAGGGTAAAAACTACGGACCGTCCACTATAATCAATGAAAATACAAGAGAACTTCCAACAAGTGCACTAAAACGTGCTACAAATCAAAACAAACCCTCGATTGATACAATAGAGACAAAAAGATAAAACCCCAAAGTATAGAGCAGATAATGCGAAACACTTATCTCTCTCTACATATATCTTTTTCCCGATCCAGCCAGACAATTTGAAGTATCACACGCGTAGAACCTGCTGTCCAAAAATCAGcccgatccaacggtgaaccaATCCACATTTGAAAAACACTCTCTAATGGGTATGCAAAAATCACAACCATTTTCCCTCTCCTTCTTTTCCCCTCTCAAACGAGTCTTTTGCAGTatctcactttctctctctaatcTCAACCCTCTCCACTTATTAACTTAAATAAGTGAGACAAAATGGATCTTCTTTTTGGCCTTTACTCCAAGCCAAAAAACCCAACATTAAGTTCAGTCTCAGCTTCTATATCTAATTCCTTAGGTATATTTTGTATCTTTGATAACTCGTGGTCGCGGAATCACTCAAATACTAAATCaacaaatccaaaattaaaataataaaacttaactACTTAGTTTAATCGTAATAGTGTAATACTAATAAAACAAGTATATACAATAAGATTTTAAACTGCGGTCGCAATTACGGTTGCAGGAAATTGCAAACAAATGCGGCCCTCTGCTAATAGCCGAAAAACCTTGACGTTGCGGCCGACATTGCGGTTGcagacaacttttttttaaaaaaatcttgataTACATGAATAAGATAACAAAAACAAAGGTACctaaattttcatctttatcGTGGCCAAGTATGTGTTCCCTTGATGACACTCGCTGCCGTCCCCGCATGGCAAAACGATAGAAAACTTCTCCAAAGTTCGCCAGCGAGAACCTTTCCACACAGCACACACTACTGCATCATcatcacaacaacaaacaaagaACTCATCAGTTGCATTGCAGCACAAGGCATTGGCAACAACATCAATTACAACACCACACCAATCTCAAAATCAAAAAttagaaaagtttttctcagaTCTAACACCCCCTCAGAACTTCGTTTTCGCGTTATTTTTCCATGCACATTATCATTCCCGAAATCCCACTGTTACTATTTTTGTTCCaaaggtattttatttatttgaagagAATCACACAGATCAAGAAGCTTCTCTCACTGGCAACCCTTATCAGAAGAAAACTGAACACCCAATATGCAATCATACCcaacaaaggaaaaataaattaaaaaaggagagaaatttaaaaggtgGGGGATACCTTTTTGTTCTGAGATGAAGAATCTGGAATGGCGTTTGAAATGCAGAGGTTAacagagacagagagagaaTGGTGGCGATTAGTAGAGAGTGAATGAAGTGTTATCACGGCAGTTGAGGACGAAGGCACGTGTCAGTATGCCCCGCAGTGTTGTGgtcaatataatataaaagcTACCATAGATTTCGCATATGGATACGTGTAGTATAGATGTGTGTGTATTTGGACATGTGGCAGCTTCTAGAGCTATGGTGTCTGTCTGTCATGTCATGTGCTTCCGACAAGACTGAAAATTTGGCTGggatttaaatttacattttgcTTGCACATTAATCATCTTCAACAGGAGTTGTTGTACAACACAAGAATGTAGAGTCTGATATGGTCAATATGATATTGATGGctctatttttcaaaaaaagtaGGGAAGCTTTTTTCACTTGAAGTGTATGAATAAATGCTAATGCTATAAGATAGATTAATCTTcgtttttatgttattattattagagtAAATCAAAttctaagtgttttttttaaattacatctgatatcttatttttttacattacttatatattttttttaacgtcaattaattaatctcaattgaaatatatgaacagattaaattatcatgatatttttttacactcGCACTCTCCCATGCTTTTCTTAATatattcctctctttttttacattatttttaccCCTTATATTAAGGTCATTAACTAACCTTAATTGAATTATGTAAGAAGATAAAATTGTCTTAACatctttgttaaatatttaataataaattaacaattgatCCTATGAATGGACCTTTctttaaacaataatttttttctttaatatttacttCTTATTTGAGATATTATATCAAATACATAgtcatcaaaaataaatatttcaaagaaagaagttaaaaacacaaatgcaggatcaaaacactaaaatttgaagcaaatgACCATATTCAATCAATAAACATAGTTAGGAACATGTTTAACAAAGACGCAATAACCAAACATCCAAcactaaaaagaagaagaacaaagggTGTTAACACATGCGTACCAACAGATGAGTTCACGTCCAACAAAAAGTTGGATTTACGttcaattagagaaaaaaagaaaaagtgttaaaatattttttaagttgaaaATGATGTCATGACTTTTATGGAGCtaagaggaagaagatgaggGTATTTTAGac from Glycine soja cultivar W05 chromosome 8, ASM419377v2, whole genome shotgun sequence includes:
- the LOC114422398 gene encoding probable plastidic glucose transporter 3 is translated as MRGRQRVSSREHILGHDKDENLASVRIPNAKPCWRRSLRHVIVASLSSFLYGYHIGVVNETLESISIDLGFSGNTMAEGLVVSICLGGAFVGSLFSGWIADGVGRRRSFQLCALPMIIGAGMSATAKTLWGMLLGRLFVGTGMGLGPPVAALYVAEVSPPAVRGAFGALTQIATCLGLMGSLFIGIPAKDIVGWWRICFWVSVIPATMLALFMEICAESPHWLFKRGRTIEAEASFEKLLGGVHVKPAMNELSKSDRGDGSDSVKLSELICGRYFRVMFIGSTLFALQQLSGINAVFYFSSTVFESFGVPSAIANTCVGVCNLLGSVVAMILMDKLGRKVLLLGSFLGMGLSMGVQVIAASSFASGFGSMYLSVGGMLLFVLSFAFGAGPVPCLIMSEILPSNIRAKAMAICLAVHWVINFFVGLFFLRLLELIGAQLLYSIFGFCCLIAVVFVKKNILETKGKSLQEIEIALLAQEAN